A single window of Selenomonas sputigena DNA harbors:
- a CDS encoding DUF2194 domain-containing protein, with protein sequence MNKRSLCLLLFIAFLLGCFFQYSRFDGFLHLDARGNRTLADRVLRPMPPEGAEIAREKFLIVYDPADVLSMYARHNMEKILKEKRKDYESRTVYDTRPFDGAYQGVALATGRLDAVKMLPALLDYVRSGGTLLALQKIEQTPENPLPAAVLQDFGIASVGETADVHGIHIRTNFLVGGKDFRFGENSAFTTQVNTVDLTKDAAVQIESANGVPLLWEKSLGTGHIYAYNGVERDDKTNLGIFTAMAAHCGEDAIYPVVGVKIFVLDDFPAPVPEGDFSRIYDELGVDTETFYRQIWWPFIRRLAQEEDIRYTGAIIETYGAQVKGPFRPLGGRAARDGLIIYGRELLNMGGELGLHGYNHQPLAPAGYGQPRLNYVPWESQADMEEALRELRNYVKSVYPDYDFRFYVPPSNIMSPEGKAAIRKVFPEVIAFGSLFDGPANERAYYQDFERKDGVFELPRISSGHEDDGLMLWQEISALNYIGVFSHFIHPDELFYEESANMTWQGMSEGLKSFMHKIRVRYPWLTAETISDSLPLFSDYFDMDYRVRRTDDRLELYSWGTGGELRFLLRTAKEIERTEGCTAEFADDGVYLVRTSEARACIYWKGEK encoded by the coding sequence GTGAATAAGCGAAGTCTTTGCCTCCTGCTCTTCATCGCGTTCCTTCTGGGCTGCTTCTTCCAATACAGCCGCTTCGACGGCTTTCTTCATCTCGATGCTCGGGGAAACCGCACGCTTGCGGATCGCGTCCTGCGGCCGATGCCGCCCGAAGGGGCGGAGATCGCGCGCGAGAAGTTCCTCATCGTCTACGATCCCGCCGATGTTCTCAGCATGTATGCGCGGCACAATATGGAAAAGATCCTCAAGGAAAAGCGCAAGGACTACGAGAGCCGCACCGTCTACGATACGCGCCCCTTTGACGGCGCATATCAGGGCGTCGCTCTGGCGACGGGGCGCTTGGACGCGGTGAAGATGCTGCCCGCGCTCTTGGACTATGTGCGCTCGGGCGGCACGCTGCTCGCTCTGCAAAAGATCGAGCAGACGCCCGAAAATCCTTTGCCGGCTGCCGTCCTGCAAGATTTCGGCATCGCATCCGTAGGCGAGACTGCCGATGTTCACGGCATCCATATACGGACGAACTTCCTCGTCGGCGGCAAGGATTTCCGCTTTGGCGAAAATTCGGCGTTTACGACGCAAGTCAATACGGTCGATCTGACCAAGGACGCTGCCGTGCAGATCGAAAGCGCCAACGGGGTGCCGCTTCTCTGGGAAAAATCACTGGGGACGGGGCACATTTATGCCTACAACGGCGTTGAGCGTGACGACAAGACGAACCTCGGCATCTTCACGGCGATGGCGGCGCACTGTGGCGAGGATGCGATCTATCCCGTCGTCGGCGTGAAGATCTTCGTCCTCGACGATTTTCCCGCCCCCGTGCCCGAAGGGGATTTCTCGCGCATCTACGACGAACTCGGCGTAGATACGGAGACCTTCTACCGCCAGATCTGGTGGCCGTTCATCCGCCGTCTGGCACAGGAGGAGGACATCCGCTATACGGGCGCCATCATCGAGACGTACGGCGCACAGGTCAAAGGGCCGTTCCGGCCGCTTGGCGGACGCGCGGCGCGTGACGGACTGATCATCTACGGGCGCGAACTTTTGAACATGGGCGGCGAGCTCGGCCTGCACGGCTACAACCATCAGCCGCTCGCCCCTGCGGGCTATGGACAGCCGCGGCTCAACTATGTGCCGTGGGAAAGTCAGGCGGATATGGAGGAAGCGCTGCGCGAGCTGAGGAACTACGTCAAGTCCGTCTATCCCGACTACGACTTCCGCTTCTATGTGCCGCCGTCGAACATCATGAGTCCCGAGGGGAAAGCCGCGATCCGCAAGGTGTTCCCCGAGGTCATCGCCTTCGGCTCTCTGTTCGACGGGCCGGCGAATGAGCGCGCCTACTATCAGGATTTTGAGCGCAAGGACGGCGTCTTTGAACTGCCGCGCATCAGCTCGGGTCATGAGGATGACGGGCTCATGCTCTGGCAGGAAATCAGTGCGCTGAACTATATCGGCGTTTTCTCGCATTTCATCCATCCGGACGAATTGTTCTACGAGGAGAGCGCGAACATGACGTGGCAGGGCATGTCGGAGGGGCTGAAGAGCTTCATGCACAAGATCCGCGTGCGCTATCCGTGGCTGACGGCGGAAACGATTTCGGACAGCCTGCCGCTCTTTTCGGATTACTTCGATATGGATTACCGCGTGCGCCGGACAGATGATCGTCTGGAGCTTTATTCGTGGGGCACGGGCGGCGAGCTGCGCTTCCTGCTGCGCACGGCGAAGGAGATCGAGCGCACGGAAGGCTGCACGGCGGAATTTGCCGATGACGGCGTTTACCTCGTCCGCACGAGTGAGGCGCGAGCCTGCATCTATTGGAAAGGAGAGAAGTGA
- the pelF gene encoding GT4 family glycosyltransferase PelF has product MRICLLAEGSYPYVVGGVSSWIQMLMEGLPEHEFVVYTIGAEMKDRGKFKFKLPANCVGIEEVFLDEILSLRASDMLEGILTYDDCQTLYELVRGERDIPLKRLLEVFAYGRWKSPLAVFMSSDFFDVIVRVYREQYENLPFTDFFWTMRSMLLPLFYLLQQKLPEADVYHSVATGYSGVIGGMAATRYKKPYMITEHGVYSREREAEILKSDWAKADFKGVWIRYFYYLARLSYHSADRLYTLFEHNGKIAADLGCDPEKIEIVPNGVRMERFSSVPELLNHKGPITIGAVVRVVPIKDILTLLRAFAIVKRELPDARLVVMGGLEEDPDYVAVCHRTVRMLGLEDVTFAGSVPVAEYLPKMDILVLSSISEGQPLAVLEGFSAHRPYVTTDVGCCRELIYGDSGDDLGTAGAVVAPLDYEAMAHEIVRLAKDYELRRSMAAIGFARTKSRYTHEQFIESYRKAYQDIGKEGAHGRRRI; this is encoded by the coding sequence ATGCGCATCTGTCTGTTGGCGGAAGGTTCTTATCCCTATGTCGTAGGCGGCGTGTCCTCGTGGATTCAGATGCTCATGGAGGGTCTGCCCGAGCATGAGTTCGTCGTCTACACCATCGGCGCGGAGATGAAGGATCGCGGCAAGTTCAAGTTCAAGCTGCCCGCGAACTGCGTCGGCATCGAGGAGGTGTTTCTCGACGAGATCCTCTCCCTGCGCGCTTCCGATATGCTTGAGGGCATCTTGACGTACGACGATTGCCAGACGCTCTACGAGCTTGTGCGCGGTGAGCGCGACATCCCGCTCAAGCGGCTGTTGGAAGTCTTCGCCTACGGGCGCTGGAAGTCGCCGCTCGCTGTCTTCATGTCGAGCGACTTCTTCGATGTGATCGTGCGCGTCTATCGCGAGCAGTACGAAAATCTGCCGTTCACGGATTTTTTCTGGACGATGCGCTCGATGCTCCTGCCGCTCTTCTACTTGCTGCAGCAGAAGCTGCCTGAGGCGGACGTCTACCACAGCGTCGCTACGGGCTACTCGGGCGTCATTGGCGGCATGGCGGCGACGCGATACAAGAAGCCGTACATGATCACGGAGCACGGCGTCTACTCACGCGAGCGCGAGGCGGAAATCTTGAAGAGCGACTGGGCGAAGGCGGACTTCAAGGGCGTGTGGATTCGCTACTTCTACTACCTCGCACGCCTTTCGTACCACAGCGCCGATCGCCTCTACACACTCTTCGAGCACAACGGCAAGATCGCTGCTGACCTCGGCTGCGATCCGGAAAAAATCGAGATCGTGCCGAACGGTGTGCGCATGGAGCGCTTCTCTTCCGTTCCCGAGCTTCTCAATCACAAGGGGCCGATCACGATCGGCGCAGTCGTGCGCGTCGTGCCCATCAAGGACATCTTGACGCTCCTTCGCGCCTTTGCCATCGTCAAGCGCGAACTGCCCGACGCGCGCCTCGTCGTCATGGGCGGACTCGAAGAAGATCCCGACTACGTTGCAGTCTGCCATCGCACGGTGCGCATGCTCGGACTTGAAGATGTGACCTTCGCCGGCTCCGTCCCCGTGGCAGAATATCTGCCGAAGATGGACATCCTCGTCCTGTCGAGCATCAGCGAGGGGCAGCCGCTCGCCGTCTTGGAAGGATTCTCGGCGCACCGCCCCTACGTGACGACGGACGTCGGCTGCTGCCGCGAGCTGATCTACGGCGACAGCGGCGACGATCTCGGCACGGCGGGCGCGGTCGTCGCGCCGCTCGACTACGAGGCGATGGCGCACGAGATCGTGCGGCTCGCGAAGGACTACGAGCTACGCCGCTCGATGGCGGCCATCGGCTTTGCCCGCACGAAGTCGCGCTACACGCACGAACAATTCATTGAGTCGTATCGCAAGGCTTATCAGGACATAGGAAAGGAGGGGGCACATGGCAGGCGTCGGATTTGA
- the pelG gene encoding exopolysaccharide Pel transporter PelG, with protein MAGVGFELKRLFRARTATGHLKAYSYSAIVTTGPFALLTSMVLLIQTLFQLHGTPEAESAVYLGAVVYSFVFSQLLSCGFMIVLTRYLADCITVQHYRDVTPSLFGMSAILLVLGAVASALFFWDKPLAFELKLLSYLFFSELLLVWTASVYLTAVKRFKYLILGYLAGVLLSVALAALLLELAWLSPAAAALFAMDVGMGALVLFFFLYVTSRFGLPKDGMIFAFLPYLGRHGRLFIGAFGYTLGLFLPNILIWQGPWGVLIEDTFLYAPRYDVVVFYALLSILPLTTMFVVKVETHFYERYAQYFTSITHGGNLQMIEDARKDLLYVMWFELRQAFEFQFVFTLVFLAFGNYVLSFAGLDYNSVNMFNVMLFAAFFAGALQVLMIMLEYFDFQSGVWRIGAIAALGNLALGLFSLYLGEKSYGFGFFLATTLALAYGIWALMRFAKGINYYVFCAQPVFYRADAGIFQKIAYWLYGEELPDLERMEKA; from the coding sequence ATGGCAGGCGTCGGATTTGAACTCAAGCGTCTCTTTCGGGCGCGCACGGCGACGGGGCATCTCAAGGCGTACTCGTATTCCGCCATCGTCACGACGGGGCCGTTCGCCCTTTTGACGAGCATGGTGCTGCTGATCCAGACGCTCTTCCAGCTCCACGGCACGCCGGAGGCGGAATCGGCGGTCTATCTTGGCGCCGTCGTCTATTCCTTCGTGTTTTCCCAGCTGCTCTCATGCGGCTTCATGATCGTCCTGACGCGCTACCTCGCGGACTGCATCACCGTGCAGCACTACCGCGATGTGACGCCGTCGCTCTTCGGCATGAGCGCGATCCTGCTCGTGCTCGGCGCTGTCGCCTCCGCGCTCTTCTTCTGGGACAAGCCGCTCGCCTTCGAGCTGAAACTCCTGTCGTACCTCTTCTTTTCGGAACTGCTGCTCGTCTGGACGGCGAGCGTCTATCTGACGGCGGTCAAGCGCTTCAAGTACCTGATCCTCGGCTACCTTGCGGGCGTCCTTTTAAGCGTTGCGCTCGCGGCGCTCCTCTTGGAGCTGGCGTGGCTTTCGCCTGCGGCGGCGGCGCTCTTTGCCATGGACGTCGGCATGGGCGCACTCGTCCTCTTCTTCTTCCTCTATGTGACGAGCCGTTTCGGCTTGCCGAAAGACGGCATGATCTTCGCCTTCCTGCCCTATCTCGGGCGACACGGGCGGCTCTTCATCGGCGCGTTCGGCTACACGCTCGGGCTTTTCCTGCCGAACATCCTCATCTGGCAGGGGCCTTGGGGCGTGCTCATCGAGGACACGTTCCTCTACGCGCCGCGCTACGACGTCGTCGTCTTCTACGCGCTCCTTTCCATCCTGCCACTCACGACGATGTTCGTCGTCAAGGTGGAGACGCATTTCTACGAGCGCTACGCGCAGTATTTCACCTCCATCACGCACGGCGGCAACCTTCAGATGATCGAGGACGCGCGAAAGGATCTGCTCTACGTCATGTGGTTCGAGCTGCGTCAGGCGTTCGAGTTCCAGTTCGTCTTTACGCTCGTCTTTCTGGCCTTTGGCAACTATGTGCTGTCGTTTGCCGGACTCGATTACAACTCGGTCAACATGTTCAACGTCATGCTCTTCGCAGCCTTCTTCGCGGGCGCTCTGCAGGTTCTCATGATCATGCTTGAGTACTTCGACTTCCAGAGCGGCGTCTGGCGCATCGGCGCGATTGCGGCGCTCGGGAATCTCGCGCTGGGTCTTTTCTCTCTCTATCTCGGGGAAAAGAGCTACGGCTTCGGCTTCTTCCTCGCGACGACGCTTGCGCTCGCCTACGGCATCTGGGCATTGATGCGCTTCGCCAAGGGCATCAACTACTATGTGTTCTGCGCACAGCCCGTCTTCTATCGGGCGGACGCGGGGATTTTCCAAAAGATCGCATATTGGCTCTACGGAGAGGAGCTTCCCGATCTCGAAAGGATGGAAAAAGCATGA
- a CDS encoding peroxidase, which produces MSILQKMKRRRALALLKRACTLTLALGMTSGAASAASHDALHDVYGYFSYMMNVRDEIRSHRAALAALAEARADVESARANLVEAQEATRDAAANLALAIQNLRAAEEHLAAVRKALASAEEASALRTEEAIAAQNAEADYAPEVEAQRTALESLYREADSLSRASDTTGGENPDREKVVTRILAEVGYEQNRIVDAQRMVEEALAAERGTTPDAAGAKLAAVSAEVDAAQATLDAMEAQLDALTALREQAEDAERDARELVADYTQEAQASEADLAESRKHKAEAETYDAEAKAWALQAADEQKAAEHRLLQSEHDLAYFGEGAGAETGVEYYTWRGERAGHQLYLPLSYFSRTHAGKTKLDYGISAGYVKSHTGFDSGVSGLTDTQLSVTIHNEKPRTSVHYGLSVNLPTGESKIYQRAAVPEGLARFTDFGAGWQFIPSVEVTHRISERDRLTGRFSYAMRGGYDYSKEVPNAHVSPGNIFAQEIEYLHAGDRKSYMVQFYHNATSSAVQDAVDTDSRTITGSTRYRDGDDWELRFFYNGMIAPKDELRFYSIYALTEAAKGIASQEVGRQYYGLGLRHRVSDKLTWQIMAHYQNVSTTYDPLRTALNTGSGFKRRSLIAGLAWKASERKNLTFQVERYVRSDVGGAGYNGWGTALWYQQSF; this is translated from the coding sequence ATGAGCATACTACAGAAGATGAAACGTCGCAGGGCGCTCGCACTCCTCAAGAGAGCCTGCACCCTGACGCTCGCTCTCGGCATGACGTCGGGCGCGGCGTCGGCGGCGAGCCACGACGCCCTGCACGATGTCTACGGCTACTTCTCCTACATGATGAACGTCCGAGACGAGATACGATCCCACCGCGCGGCTCTCGCGGCGCTCGCCGAAGCACGGGCGGACGTGGAAAGCGCGCGCGCCAACCTCGTCGAGGCGCAGGAAGCGACGCGGGATGCCGCCGCCAACCTCGCGCTTGCCATCCAAAACCTGCGCGCGGCAGAAGAGCATCTCGCCGCCGTTCGCAAGGCGCTCGCGTCGGCTGAAGAAGCGAGCGCCTTGCGAACGGAAGAAGCGATCGCGGCACAGAACGCTGAGGCAGACTACGCACCCGAGGTCGAGGCGCAGCGCACGGCACTGGAATCGCTCTACCGCGAGGCGGACAGTCTCTCGCGTGCGTCAGATACGACGGGCGGGGAGAATCCCGATCGCGAGAAAGTGGTCACACGCATCCTCGCAGAAGTCGGCTACGAGCAGAACCGCATCGTCGACGCGCAGCGCATGGTCGAAGAAGCCCTTGCCGCCGAGCGCGGCACGACGCCGGACGCGGCCGGCGCAAAGCTCGCGGCCGTCTCCGCCGAGGTCGATGCGGCGCAGGCGACGCTCGACGCGATGGAGGCGCAGCTCGATGCGCTGACGGCTCTGCGCGAGCAGGCGGAGGACGCGGAGCGCGACGCGCGCGAACTCGTCGCCGACTACACGCAGGAAGCCCAAGCGAGCGAAGCCGACCTCGCCGAGAGCCGCAAGCACAAGGCGGAAGCGGAAACGTACGACGCGGAGGCGAAAGCCTGGGCGCTGCAGGCGGCGGACGAGCAGAAGGCTGCCGAGCATCGGCTCCTCCAGAGCGAGCATGATCTCGCCTATTTCGGCGAAGGCGCGGGCGCGGAGACGGGTGTCGAGTACTACACATGGCGCGGCGAGAGAGCGGGGCATCAGCTCTATCTGCCGCTTTCGTACTTTTCGCGCACGCACGCGGGCAAGACGAAGCTCGACTACGGCATCTCTGCGGGCTACGTCAAATCCCATACGGGATTTGACAGCGGCGTCTCGGGCTTGACGGATACGCAGCTCAGTGTTACGATTCACAATGAAAAGCCTCGGACGAGCGTCCATTATGGCCTCTCGGTCAACCTGCCGACGGGCGAGAGCAAGATATACCAGCGTGCTGCCGTACCCGAAGGACTCGCACGCTTCACCGACTTCGGTGCGGGCTGGCAGTTCATCCCGAGCGTCGAAGTCACGCACCGCATCAGCGAGCGCGACCGTCTGACGGGGAGGTTCAGCTATGCCATGCGCGGCGGCTACGACTATTCGAAGGAAGTGCCGAATGCGCATGTATCGCCGGGCAACATCTTCGCGCAGGAAATCGAGTACCTCCATGCGGGAGATAGGAAATCATATATGGTGCAGTTCTACCACAACGCAACGTCGAGCGCCGTACAAGACGCGGTGGACACAGACAGCCGCACGATCACGGGCAGCACGCGCTACCGCGACGGCGACGATTGGGAGCTTCGCTTCTTCTATAACGGGATGATTGCCCCAAAAGATGAACTGCGCTTCTATTCCATCTATGCGCTGACTGAGGCGGCCAAGGGCATCGCCTCGCAGGAAGTCGGGCGGCAGTACTACGGCCTCGGCCTGCGCCACCGCGTGTCCGACAAATTGACGTGGCAGATCATGGCGCACTATCAGAACGTGAGCACGACCTACGATCCTTTGCGCACAGCGCTCAACACGGGCAGCGGCTTCAAGCGCCGCTCGCTGATCGCAGGTCTTGCGTGGAAGGCGAGCGAGCGCAAAAATCTCACGTTCCAAGTCGAACGCTATGTGAGAAGCGACGTGGGCGGCGCGGGCTACAACGGCTGGGGCACTGCGCTCTGGTATCAGCAGTCGTTCTGA
- a CDS encoding endo alpha-1,4 polygalactosaminidase yields MGKIKKSVAALLLGAAGLFGLQQMPFIADAPKDAAARTAVVPETAMVDLTQALGRYARVRKEDFLLVGNGPVGLLEVTEDNPEENVARLIGTLDGILMESVFYDGYEEEGEMPERRDAETEEYLAAMLRKPLLAGRSVFTLDYVKGEKIAEVEALGHAAGYISEAGDRLLDVIPAHAPQEENAADVTRLKQVKNFLALLNPEHFPTREAYLDALAATNYDLLIIDLYYGDRPLTPAETARLKHKANGGRRLVLSYMSVGEAADYRPYWKKEWDSERPHWLAEPNPEWPGSYKARYWSREWHDILYGREDAYLDRIIAAGFDGAFLDVMDAWQYFKESRTK; encoded by the coding sequence ATGGGGAAAATAAAAAAAAGCGTTGCCGCGCTTCTCTTAGGAGCGGCGGGACTCTTCGGGCTGCAGCAGATGCCCTTTATCGCAGATGCGCCAAAGGATGCCGCGGCACGCACCGCCGTCGTGCCGGAAACGGCGATGGTCGATCTTACGCAAGCGCTCGGCCGCTATGCACGCGTCCGTAAGGAAGACTTCCTGCTCGTCGGCAACGGCCCCGTGGGGCTTCTGGAAGTGACGGAGGACAATCCCGAGGAAAACGTCGCACGGCTCATCGGAACGCTCGACGGCATCCTCATGGAGTCAGTCTTCTATGACGGCTATGAGGAAGAAGGAGAGATGCCCGAGCGGCGCGATGCAGAGACGGAAGAATACCTCGCCGCCATGCTGCGAAAGCCGCTGCTCGCAGGACGCTCCGTCTTCACGCTCGACTATGTGAAGGGCGAGAAAATCGCCGAGGTGGAAGCGCTCGGACATGCGGCCGGCTACATCTCAGAAGCCGGCGACCGCCTCTTGGATGTGATTCCTGCGCATGCGCCGCAGGAAGAAAATGCGGCGGACGTCACGCGCCTCAAGCAGGTGAAAAACTTCCTCGCGCTGTTGAACCCCGAGCATTTTCCCACGCGCGAAGCCTACCTCGACGCGCTCGCCGCGACGAACTACGACCTCCTGATCATCGACCTCTACTATGGCGACCGCCCGCTCACACCTGCAGAAACCGCCCGCCTCAAGCACAAGGCGAATGGCGGCCGCCGCCTCGTCCTCTCTTACATGAGCGTCGGCGAAGCGGCGGATTACCGCCCCTATTGGAAAAAGGAATGGGACAGCGAGCGTCCGCACTGGCTCGCCGAGCCGAATCCCGAATGGCCGGGCAGCTACAAGGCGCGCTATTGGTCAAGAGAATGGCACGACATCCTCTACGGCAGGGAGGACGCCTACCTCGACCGCATCATCGCCGCCGGCTTCGACGGCGCCTTCCTCGACGTCATGGACGCGTGGCAGTATTTCAAGGAATCGAGGACGAAATAG
- a CDS encoding GGDEF domain-containing protein, with the protein MKSTDMRRKRSLKVSGAHPMETLDIPQPMPQEAKKETKGREEACREAILRVFLEKTNVIAYRYEVAKDETTLWQAAPGEEMKEAHRANFYDYFTNEVLADADQREEVLARLTDACRRIRDDVVEYRVKTKDGSPLWRRTSYRSLAAEDGQIYAVVGLMEDLHDTTHMMERQEAQLKRDPQTRLFDREGLELLVNHQLLNLLRGEKGVLFIVGIDDYEELCEALGESACNGYIGTLSDSVRADFRGVDVFGRVKRDEVAVFISGRISIDIIEKRAQRILDLFLRVQPQDHAPVSFSMGISVTGSPAETFDHMVDEAEEAMLSARRFGPNRCRMYDEIKG; encoded by the coding sequence ATGAAAAGCACCGACATGAGAAGGAAGCGCTCGCTGAAAGTCAGCGGGGCGCACCCTATGGAAACCTTGGACATTCCTCAACCCATGCCGCAAGAAGCGAAGAAAGAGACAAAGGGGCGGGAGGAGGCGTGCAGAGAGGCGATATTACGCGTCTTCTTGGAAAAGACAAATGTGATCGCTTACCGCTACGAAGTGGCGAAAGACGAAACGACGCTCTGGCAGGCTGCTCCTGGCGAAGAAATGAAAGAAGCACATAGGGCAAACTTCTACGACTATTTTACCAATGAAGTGCTCGCGGATGCCGACCAGCGCGAGGAAGTGCTCGCACGCTTGACAGACGCCTGCCGGAGGATTCGCGACGATGTCGTCGAGTATCGGGTCAAGACGAAAGACGGCAGTCCGCTTTGGCGGCGCACGTCGTATCGCAGCTTGGCGGCAGAGGACGGACAGATCTATGCGGTCGTCGGACTCATGGAGGATCTGCACGATACTACGCACATGATGGAGCGGCAGGAGGCACAGCTGAAACGCGATCCGCAGACGAGGCTCTTTGACCGCGAGGGGCTGGAACTTCTCGTCAACCATCAGCTCTTGAACCTCTTGCGCGGCGAGAAGGGTGTGCTCTTCATCGTTGGCATCGACGACTACGAAGAGCTTTGTGAAGCGTTGGGCGAGTCAGCATGCAATGGCTACATCGGCACGCTCTCAGACTCCGTTCGTGCGGACTTCCGAGGCGTCGATGTCTTCGGGCGCGTCAAAAGAGATGAGGTTGCCGTCTTCATCTCGGGACGCATCTCCATCGATATCATCGAAAAGCGTGCGCAGCGCATTCTTGATCTCTTCCTGCGCGTGCAACCGCAGGACCATGCGCCGGTATCATTCAGCATGGGTATATCGGTCACGGGATCGCCTGCAGAGACGTTTGATCACATGGTCGATGAGGCGGAGGAAGCCATGCTGTCAGCGCGTAGGTTCGGGCCGAACCGCTGCCGCATGTACGACGAGATCAAGGGATGA
- a CDS encoding YybH family protein: protein MTVREGDAAIVEEFVDLYKKTLNDANTALADSIWQSGPKTSMVHPRGEDIGWENIRQHFYIDRLQKLYTERHFEFRDLEIEVYRDTAIAMYTWDFHGKLRSDGTEIEHKGRTSQMYRRTSQEGWKILHAHISGMPITNERQQI from the coding sequence ATGACAGTTCGTGAAGGAGACGCCGCCATCGTAGAGGAGTTCGTCGATCTCTACAAAAAGACGCTGAATGATGCAAACACGGCGCTTGCAGACAGCATCTGGCAATCAGGACCGAAGACGTCCATGGTGCACCCGCGCGGGGAGGACATCGGCTGGGAGAACATCCGGCAGCACTTCTACATTGATCGCCTGCAGAAGCTCTACACGGAGCGTCACTTCGAGTTCCGCGACCTCGAGATCGAAGTCTACCGCGATACGGCGATTGCCATGTACACATGGGACTTTCACGGCAAGCTGCGCTCCGATGGCACGGAGATCGAGCATAAGGGACGCACGAGCCAGATGTACCGCCGCACCTCGCAGGAAGGCTGGAAGATCCTGCACGCTCATATCTCGGGCATGCCGATCACAAACGAACGCCAGCAGATCTGA
- a CDS encoding peptidase C39 yields MKTPLHYQISEYDCGPTSMLNAMSFLFSREELPPEILRNTMLYCLDCYGKEGHPGKSGTSCMAMMFLSNWLDGFGRAGLLPVSSRYLRGEEVFIGKGSRLNDALCRKGVAVVRLWFEVEHYVLMTGIEDEEILLFDPYYQEEPFKGAESSVRIDLKHPLWYNRRVPFSFFNCETQELYALGEKDTREAVLLFNDTTKLTAEKSIEYFI; encoded by the coding sequence ATGAAAACACCGCTTCACTATCAAATTTCCGAATACGACTGCGGACCGACATCCATGCTCAATGCCATGAGCTTCCTCTTCTCGCGTGAGGAACTGCCGCCCGAAATCCTGCGCAATACGATGCTCTACTGCCTCGACTGTTACGGAAAGGAGGGACACCCTGGCAAGAGCGGCACCTCGTGCATGGCGATGATGTTCCTGTCGAACTGGCTCGACGGCTTCGGCAGGGCAGGTCTGCTCCCTGTATCGAGCCGCTATCTTCGCGGCGAGGAAGTATTCATCGGGAAAGGCAGCCGACTCAACGACGCGCTGTGTCGCAAAGGCGTCGCCGTCGTGCGCCTGTGGTTCGAGGTCGAGCACTATGTGCTCATGACGGGCATCGAGGATGAGGAAATCCTGCTCTTCGATCCCTATTATCAGGAAGAGCCGTTCAAGGGTGCAGAGTCTTCTGTGCGCATAGATCTGAAGCATCCCTTATGGTACAACCGCCGCGTCCCTTTCTCCTTCTTCAACTGTGAGACGCAGGAGCTGTACGCACTCGGAGAGAAAGATACGCGCGAAGCCGTACTGCTCTTCAACGATACGACGAAGCTCACGGCAGAGAAATCCATCGAATACTTCATCTGA
- a CDS encoding bactofilin family protein, with translation MFGVMKRRDDSSASGDIETIIGKNTKIHGEVSGTGNLRIDGEIEGELKLSGSVIVGETGMVTGNVSARSLDVSGTVHGNAQTEEGLTIHSEGQLIGDVKVNAFQIEDGGIFKGRSEMNPRAGIELKVRPQPAARPLQEQASSADTSAKSSSKMAAQLKSSTKAEKK, from the coding sequence ATGTTTGGTGTGATGAAAAGGCGCGATGACAGTTCCGCCTCAGGCGATATAGAAACGATCATCGGCAAGAATACGAAGATTCATGGCGAGGTCAGCGGCACGGGAAATCTGCGCATCGACGGGGAGATCGAGGGTGAGCTAAAACTCTCCGGCTCCGTAATCGTCGGAGAGACAGGCATGGTCACGGGTAACGTCTCTGCGCGCTCGCTTGACGTATCGGGCACGGTACACGGCAACGCGCAGACGGAAGAGGGACTGACGATCCACAGCGAAGGGCAGCTCATCGGCGATGTCAAGGTCAACGCTTTCCAGATCGAGGACGGCGGTATCTTCAAGGGGCGCAGCGAAATGAACCCGCGCGCCGGCATTGAACTGAAAGTGCGCCCGCAGCCTGCGGCAAGACCGTTGCAGGAACAAGCGTCTTCCGCAGACACTTCGGCGAAATCATCGTCGAAGATGGCGGCGCAGCTGAAATCATCGACGAAGGCAGAGAAAAAATGA